The window CGAATTTGTAGTGCTGAAGAACGACTTAACCGATAAAAAACTCCCACTCAAGGGAGGCAGTTTGGATGAAGACGCGAAAGGACTCAAGAACTTGGGTGAAATTAGCGAAAGTAAGCTCACTAGTGGAGCAACACAGACTCTCCAGCTCAATCTCACACCAGGGCGCTACCTACTAGTGTGCAACCTACCCGGACACTTCCAAGCTGGCATGAAAACTGAGTTCATCGTCAAATAAGCTGTTGCACATTTAACTTGCGCTTAATAAGTAGTGGATTTCTGGGGGGGATGGGCATCTTGCCTGTCCAAACTATAGTTGCTGAGATGTTTAAGCTAAAGCGCATTTAACTTGCACATTCTAAACACAGGATAAAAGAGTTCAAATCCTCTCCCCTGTCCTCGTATGAGCTCCGGCCCTGCTCCCCTGCCACCTCAACAAGCAAATTACATGCGTAACAGCTTAGCCTCCCGGATTCGAGGTTGCCGACGTTGAAGTTGATAAAAGAATTGATTTCAGTCTTCATTGGCTTTTCGCACTCTGACTGTAATCATTCATGCCAACTAACTGAACGTTAAAGTCTGCTCAAACGTTAGCTTATGTTCAAGCAACCTAATCATCTCGATCGCGAAGATGAAGTTCTGAGGCTCTATTATGAAGACCTTGCTTCAGAATATGATAACTCCCGTTTTGACAATAGCTATGGTCGTTATATCGACTGTCAGGAGCGAGAAATTTTAAGCCGTTGGCTGGGTAACGCCCAAACACAATCTATACTCGATTTAGCTTGTGGGACGGGGAGATTTCTCTCTTTGGCTACAGCAGGACTTGATTTAAGTCCCAGGATGATTGAAGTTGCCAGAACTAAACATCCAGATAAAGAATTCATACAAGCCTCAGCTTCCCATATTCCCATTGAGGCAAGTCAGTATGATGCTGTTTTTTCCCTGCATCTTTTCATGCACTTAAGCCAAACTAAAATTAAGGCTATTGTGGATGAATGTTATCGAATACTCCGTCCCAATGGAATTTTAATCTTCGATATTCCCTCTGCTTTCCGTCGGAAGCTTATCTCCTACAAAGCGGAAGATTGGCATGGAGCGACTTCTTTTTCCCAGAACGATATTCATCAACTCTGTACCGAAAAATGGCAGCTAGAAGAATTAGTTGGCGTTAATTTTCTTCCCATTCATCGGTTCCCTCACCCAACTCGTCCTCTTTTGCTACCGATAGATAAATTTTTAAGCCACAGCTTTCTGAAATCACTGTCCTCTTACTACTTTGTTAAACTCATCAAGCTCTGAGCTAGAATCCAAGTTCCTATCCTCCAAATCTACCCCAATTATTTATCTTCTAGAAACGGAAATGAAGATAAATTGGGATTTAAAGTCAACCCTTTAATTATTTATTTAAGTTAATAATTGGCATGAAAAAATTAATTCCATCTGGATTAAAACTACAATTAAAGTTATTCCAAAGATATCATTTAGATTGGCTAAATAATCACCAAGATAAGTTGGTGAATTTTCATCTGAGCAATGAGGAAGAGAAAAACTTATTCCAACCCAGAATTACTATTTCTCAAGCCATCAAGCAAACCCAGCATTCAGAGAATAAAAAACATAATTTGAATCTAGCGATCGCAAAGATTCAAGATGTAGCGATTAAGCCGGGTGAAATTTTCTCCTTTTGGCATCTGGTGGGAAAACCTGACCGAGCAAGAGGTTATCGAGAGGGGCGATCGCTTGTTGCTAACCAACTGAAAGCTGAAGTGGGCGGTGGGTTGTGTCAATTATCAGGATTACTCTATTTATTAACCTTAAAAGCTGGGCTTAATATTCTGGAAAGACATGCCCATTCTCATGATATCTATACCGATTCAACTCGATTTGCACCTTTAGGGTCAGATGCTACTGTTGTTTATGGGTATAAAGATTTCAGATTCCAAAATAACTTATTGATTCCTGTCTGTTTCCGGTTTAGTATGCACGAAGAAGAAATCAGAGCAGCTTTATGTTCCCCTCAACCTATTCCCGAATATCGAATTGAATTTAAGGTAGAAGACTTTGACGGTGGGGCTAAAGTGGATACAGTTCGTTTCGTTCCGCAAACTCATACCTTTGAAATCATTAATACCACAACCTATGAAAAATTAATATGAAATCCTCATCCTGCTCACTAGACTTTGTCTACCAACTCCTGTAGACACAAAAAAATAAACCTCTCTCTTTCTCACTCCGTGCCTCTGTGGTTAGTTAAAAATAAACTAACAAAACACCCCCAAAACTTAAAACCCACATTCCGCATCCTGAAGTGTCATATCATGTCCGGTTGAATACTTACACTCTGGTGGCAACAAGGCAGAGGGCAGAAGGAAAGAGGTAAGGTCGAAGGAAATGATAACTGTTTAGCCGGACATGATATCACACTACGAATTTTGGCAGTTTGAGAAAATTGGGCTTGCGATCGCAAAGCAACTTAGTCAAATTAGCGTTACCAGTATAATTGGGCAAGGTTCCAAGTTTCCCATCGAACTACCGCTCAGATAAGACCAAGCTCTCTTGATGGCATTGATCACTACTCTTGATGCGGCATCAGTGAGTGAGGTTTCTCCAAACCATGGGCCTCCATGAGTTGCTTATCCCCCATGACTTCACGTGGGTTACCGTCAGCAACGATGTGTCCTTCGTCAAGGAGGAGAACGCGATCGCATACTTCTAATATCACTTCTAAGTCATGGGTTGAAACCAGATAGGTTTCCTGGGAGTTTTGCAAAAACTGAATGAGGCGACGACGCGCACGCATATCGAGGTTAGCCGTTGGCTCATCATACAGTATGATCTGAGGTTGCATGGCTAGGACAGATGCGATCGCCACCATGCACTTCTCACCTCCAGAAAGATTTTGAGGAACGCGATCAATTAGTTCTTCTACCCCAGTCACCGATAAAGCTGTGCGGACGCGGTTTTCCACCTCCTCAGCATCAAGGTTCATATTTTCCGGGCCAAAAGCAACATCGTCGCGCACAGACGTTGTAAACAATTGGTCATCCGGATTCTGAAACACTAAACCAATCTCAGGGCGAAATTCTCCCATTTCCACCGGCTTACCAAATAACTGAATTTCCCCAGATCCTGGTGTTAAAATTCCGCAAATTAACAAAAATAGAGTTGTCTTTCCACTCCCGTTCGGGCCAATTAAACCCACCCGTTCTCCTGGTCGAATTTGCAAATTCAGACCTTGAAAAATCTCCTCTTGTTTAGGATACCCAAACGTCAAATTTGAAATTGCAAGTGCAGCTTCCCTTGTTTTCTCCCGCTCGAATTCTTGAGTCAACTGTGTCATTACCAATCCCAAAGCTATTCAAAATTCACAAGCCTAAAAGAAAATTTCTGCTGCTACCAAACCGGTGGCAACAAACAGGGTCAGCCAGAAGGCAATTCGGCTGGTTTTATTGGCTTCACTAATATCGGCAGCGAACTCTTTAGGATTACGATCAATGCTATTTTTGTTGTGACCGTAGCCCCGTAACCGCATTGCCTGATAAACTCGCTCAGAGCGGTCATAACTGCGGATGAGTAAGCTACCCGCTAAGCCAGACCAAATGCTCAGATTACGAAAGCTAAAGCGATCGCTCTCAAACCCCCGCATCAGCATTGCCCTTTGCATTCTCATCCTCGTTTCGCCAAAATCTTCGAGGTAGCGATAAGCCAGCAGCATCATATCTACAATCACATCCGGTAGGCGCAGCGATCGCATCGCCTTAATACTGGTCAAAAAAGGCGCAGTACCAAACAAAATCAAACTCAACGTCAGGATGCAAAGAAAGCGCGTAGCAATTAACAGTACCGCCTCAACACCTTCTTGATTTATCTCTAACGGCCCAAGCTTAAATAGTACCCTCTCCCCAGAAGAAGCAAATAGCACAATTAGCACTACCATCAAAATAAATAAGCCTGGATAACGCAAGCGACTCAGGAGAAAAGAAAGCGGCAGTTTAGATAAACCATAAAGTACTGCAGTCACCCCAATTACCACAGGAAGAAAAATCAATTTATCGACAAAAGCAATGGCAAAAATTAAGGCAATGAGTGCCACCAACTTAGAACGTTGTTCCCAGCGATGGATGGGTGAATCGATGTCTGCGTATTGATCGAGTCTTAACTTCATTGGCTCTCCAAAAGCTCCGGCTTGACTCGATCTAGAAAAGATGCCAACATCATCGTGAAAATACCCTCAAATATCGCCGGAATTGTATAGGCAACAAGACTGGCAAAAATTGCCCTCCGTTCCGTTTGAGCATCAATATCAGCAGGAATAGTGGTAATAATGACAACGGAAAATATCGCCGCCGCAAGCATCACAGCCCCCCCACCGGCAATAAAGGCAAAGATTTTCGTCCGCCTTTGATCATCCATCTTGACTCGATTTCGCAATCTGAAGATGTAGTAGGCAAGCAGTGCGGGAAAGCCCATAATAATCGCATTCACCCCTAATGTAGATATGCCCCCGTGCTGAAACATTACCGCTTGGAAAAACAGCGCGATTAAAATAGCTGGAAATGCGTAATATCCCAACACAACTCCCATCAGTCCATTGAGGACAAAATGAAGACTTGAAGGGGGTATGGGGATATTAATTAAGTTGACGACAAAAAAAGCTACGGTGAGAAGTGCCGCTTTGGGAATCTTCGCTTGAGGATGTTTCTCTTTATTAATTTTGTGCAAGCAATACCAAGTCACACCACCTGTAAGGGCATAACCTGCAATGGCAACACTTGGGGAGATAAAACCGTCGGGGATGTGCATGACTTATGCGGCCCTTCTCCGGCGGGCAAAGAACAGTGCTGTACCGAAAAATCCCCAAGCGCCAGCCGCCGCTAATAGTGCTTTTTCCAGCAGCGTGTCTCCCACGCTATCTTCACTGTCGAACCAACTTAGTCCATCGCTACCTTCCGCAGCTTTCTCTGTACCAGCCGCTAAGGCTGTTGTCTTTTCACCTACGGGAATAGTAATGATGTTACCGTGACCGGCTTGGCGTACTTTAACTTCCCAGTTTCCGGGTTGGGATGCATCGGGTACAAAGGTAAATTGCCCTTGTTTGTCAGTGGTTCCCGTTTTCCAGGGAGTAGACGGGTTATTGGGGGCGTACACTGTTACCTGAGCATTACCCATCGGTTGACCACCCGCGTAGGCAGCATCAATTTGAATGGCTTGAACCTTCTGATATTGAATCTCCGTACCGTGGGCAGATGCTTTGGCTGACCAACTGATAACTGGAAGGAACAATAGGAGAAGAAAAAATTTAAACTTCACGATCATCTGTACGTTCTTGTTGACTGGTTTTTCCTTTATTGGTTTTGGTTTTCTTAGCAGTAACGAGAGGTGGGCATCGCCCACCCTACTATTGATGAGAACAATAAAGAAAGGAAGAAAATCTTTAGTTACTAGGAGAATGGGGTTCGTTTGCCTGGGCGGCAGCCCCTTCAAGGCGGCAGTGTCCTTCACCTACGTGGCCTAAACCGGCGATCGCTTTTTGCAGCTTTTGATAATCTTGTTTAGGGAGTTTCTGTTCCAAGGTTGCCATATCGGTTTTCAGAGTTCCATTCTGCGCCAAGGCAGCCATTGGCTCAAAGCCGACTGCATCTTGATTGAGGGAGTCGTTTGCTGGAGTATCAGCATCCCCAAAGATATGGTCAAAGTGGAAGGTTGTCTCTAATTCTCCCTGTTCTGTACTTGTGAGGATACCTTTGCGTTGGTCGCCTACATACTGTCCGCAGGTATATTCCAAGGGTTTATCAAAGCTAATGACAAAATCAACTGTGCGGCCCTCTTTTTTGGCAGTGCCATCCAGGAGAATTGTCGAACCTGATGCTGGCCCCTGAGTTGCCTTAACCAGTTGCCAGGACATCGCATTGTAGGTTCCCGCCGGAGCTTTTTGTGTCGCCACTGTAATGGGCTGAGCATCTCCCTCCCCCTCGGCTAAATCTACCGTTTTCGGTTCTTCTAACAAAGTCACTTTTTGGGTGGACTTCAACTCACCCGACTTTTCGGGGTCAAAGGGGGGTTCGGTTTGATAAGCCGTTATATCATCTAAAGTGACGTACACATGGTTAAAGTCAATTCGCCAACCATCTTTAGTGACGAAACCCTGCCGCACAAAGTCTTCACCATTGGCGACAAGCTGGAGTGTCCCCTGTCCTGCGGCAGCTTGAGTCTCGGTTTGTTGTCCTGCGGGAGTTTCTGCCTGAGTTTCAGTCTGTGTTTCGTTCTCGGAACAGCCAAACAGCACGCCCGGAGCCAGAAAAGTTAGGCTCGCCCAAAAAATTAGTAGCTGTTTCCTCATAAGTATTGCAGTCGCCTTTACCTATTAACATACAAAATTTAATCACACAAGTTTTTGTAAAAAAAATCAATCCCCCTAGAGGGCATTGGCCAAGCTTTTTAGCCTAATCTCTATCTTTTGTCGTAGTAATAAACTTAAATTTATAAATTCTCAAAATTGTTTGGTAAGGCGGCAACAACCTCAGACTCTTCCAAATAAATAGGAAATCGCACCCCTTCAATTTCTACTTTTAGCAGCCACGCCTCATCCTTTCTATTGATAGATGGGTTTTCACATATCGTGCCGATCATGCCATTCTTACTATGTCCCTCTACCTGAATGCGAACATACTCGCCCTTCACAAATGAGCAGGGTTTAAGCTTTTCTTTATCTGTGGCTATAAGTTTTTTAGACTCTGTTTTGACTGGTGATTTTTTCCCAAACTCTGCGACAGGAACACCTACGGCACGAGCACTGGCTTCTAAATCTACCTTGACTTTATGAATTGCCATATCTATAGGCAATCCCCGCAAATACCAGCGATAAGCTTTGGCTACAACCACCCCCATTCCGCACCCTCAACTGTCACATGCGCTCTTTGGAGTTGGTGAGGGTGCGTCGATTCCCCAAGTCTTATAGCACTACGCATTAAAGTTAGGACATCGGTATATTTGAGACTGTCAGAGATTGTGTAGAGGCTGCCTTCAGGAATTGTCCTAATGTATTTGCGTAGCGCTATAAGTAAAAATACACAAGAATAAGCTCTTGACGAGCGCCCTGGTGCTTGAGTATAGTACACTAGAACATCTGTTCTATATAAACAGACAATTTTAGGTGATTCCGAATACCCTGTGGTCGGAAATGCACCAGTTAACAGTTGTTCAAATCATGGCTTGAAAAAACCCGTCAGCGTCCGGAAAACGGATACAGACTCGTGTAGTTAAACACAGCAATTAGCGTTAAAATTTTCTCTGAAAAGCATTAGCTTGAGGAAATAGAATACGCCTGATTTCGGTTAGCGTTCTATGGCTCGTTGTAGAGTTCAATATTGTGTAAGGAGAACTATTGTGGTTGCAACCAAAGATAGCAAAGAGCAGATTTCTAAAGCCTTTCAACAAATCCTTACTGACCGCAAAAGAATTGACTCAAGAATTGCCACAAAAGAAGAAGAAGCAGACAAGGAAAAGAATAAGCAAGTTTTACAGGTTGCTTCAACTTATACGATTGATGGGATTGTCAAAGGTCTCGCTGATCTGCAACTTGAGTTTGGCAATATTGTCAATGGACTTTCGGAGAAATTAACTCAAGAAGTCTCCAAATTAGATGAATTGCATCGTGCCATTAATGTGGCAACTCAGAATTTACAAGAACTGAACTCAGTTCGAGTGGTTGCCGATGCCCTACACCTGCTCACCCAAGAACATCAAGAAAAGCTCAAAACCCTGGAGCAAAATGCAGCCAATCAGCAGGAAGCCATCGAAAAAGATATGGCTGAAAAGCGTAAAAATTGGGAAAAAGAACAGGAAGAGTTTGAAAATTCGGTGCAGGAGCAGAATGAACTTTTAATTAAAGAACGACAGCGCAAAGAAGCTGACTATGAATACGAATTAGAGCGCAAACGCAAAATTGAAACGGATGAATATGAAGAACTTAAACGCGCTCAGGAAAGAGAATTGTTAGAAACTAATCAAGAGAAAGATAAGCAATGGACTGAGCGCGAAAAACTGCTCACAGAGCGTCAACCCTTGTTGGAAGAGTATCAACAGAAAGTTGAAGCCTTCCCCACGGAGATAGATGAGGCGGTGAAGAAGGCGAGAGAAGAGGCAATTAAAGACATTCACCAAGATGCGAAGGTGAAAGCTGAATTAGTGAAAAAAGAGTGGGAATCCACAAAACAAGGTTATGACTTTAAGATTCAGTCTCTAGAGCAAACCATTCAAAAACAAGTCGAACAAATTGAAAATCTTTCTGCTCAGCTTCAAGAGACAATGAAGCAGGCACAATCCCTTGCCATGAAAGCCTTTGAAAGTTCCTCTAACTCTAGTTCTAAAGAACATAGCAAATAAAGTGTTGTTAGCAGATTGGAGGTTAACTGAATATCCTGGTATTTTAACCTCCAATTTCAACCTTAAGCCTTCAACCCATAATCAGTAAATCAAACAGAGGTTTTGGCATGGCAAAAAAACTGAGTGATAGAAATACTAAAGCAGAAATCTTAGAGGGTTACTCCCAGTTACAAGAAGAGAAGAAAGCCTTAGAGACACAACTCAAGCAGCTTCAAAAAGAACCCAAAGATCAACCCCCCCTTGCTACTGATAAACAGTCTCAACCCCAAGGAACAATCATGAGCCAGACGCAAACCGTTAAAGACAAAATGGGTTCTACGATTGATAGCTTGGTTAAGCTGCAATTGGGGTTTGGTAGTGCCATTAGTGATTTATCTGAAAAATTGACTTCGGAAGCCGCAAAACTGGAAGAATTGCGGCGTTCTGTTACAGAAGAAACCCAACAACTTAAAGATTTACATAATCTAGAGGAAATTCAAGACGATACCTTAGATACTTTAATCCAAAGTTATGAAGATAACTCGAAAGCCTTTGATGAAGAAATTGGGCAACGGCGCGAAACGTTGGAGCAAGAAATTCAGGACTTAAGAAAAACTTGGGAAAAAGAACAGGACGAGTATAAGCGTTCCATTAAGGAACGAAACGAACAGCAGAGCAAAATACGTCAACGGGATGTTCAAGAGTATGAATATGATTTGGCACTACGACGTAGCTTAAATAACGACGAATACGAGCAGAACCAAAAACGCTTGTACAAGGAACTGGAAGAAACGAAGCAAGCACAAGAGAAGTTATGGGAGGAACGGGAAAAAGCGATCGCAGAACGGGAGAAGAAGTTTGAAGAGTTGAAAACGAAGGTGGAAGCCTTTGAAAAAGATAAGGAAGCTGCGATTAAAAAGGCAAAAGCTGAAGGTGAAGGAATTGCCAGGAAACAGGTATCTGTACAGGAAGATTTACAGAGCAAGGATTTAGAAGGGCAAAAACGCAACTATGAACTGAGAATTCAATCCTTAGAGCAGACAATCCAAAATCAAGAAGCGCGGATTCATAACCTCTCGAAACAATTGGATGGGGCGCTGAAGCAAGTTCAAGATTTGGCTGTCAAGGCGATTGAAGGGGCTTCTAATATTAACTCTTATCAGGCATTGAAAGAGATTGCGATGGAACAGGCAAAAGCGCAAACGAAGAACAAGTAATCTCATCATCAATACAACATTAATGTAGGGGCACGATCATGTCGTGCCCCTAGCTTTGTGCATCAGCGATCGCGCCACATCGGTTATTAAAACTTTACGTCTTCTTTTACCTTGATGAAGACTAAATATGATATGTATGGAGTCGCGCTAGTAAAAGTGCGGCTTCTTTTCTAGTATCTAAGGTGGTAAATTAGGTCACCCATACAGAGCTGTCTTGAGATTTTGAATTAACCTGTAAAGCTTCCTATTGCAAGGAGTGCATTAGCGATGAGTCAAGAATCCTACACCTACAACGTTCTCAGTCCCACGAAAAAACTTTCCCAACTGATTGCACAGTCTTGGTTGAATGGAGAGGCGCTGACGATTGATAAACAAATTCTGGTTGATAATCATATCCTCTCAGAGAAGGAAGCTGAACTCTTTAACATTCAAATACAAGAGTCAGGGTGTGGTTACATCAATGCAGCAACCTTTGAGATGTGTTTCGTTTATGCTCAAGAACGTCCACCCGTAACAGACCAAGAGTTACAAGAATGGATTGATAGTCCTGAAAACTCTCCTCCTTGGGTTCCTTTGAACCCAACGTTACAAAGCGCTTTACGTCTGTGGGAAACGATATATTCAAGATGATTAGAAGGGGAAGTAAGCTTTAATTTCCACAAAGCCTATTGATTGTAATTCCCCTGGTTTCAAATCTCTTTGTTTCAAATCTAAAGGACTTTACCATTTATGACCTTCAACCTGCTCAGCCCCAGTAAAAAACTCTCTCAAATGATTGC of the Allocoleopsis franciscana PCC 7113 genome contains:
- a CDS encoding VanW family protein, producing the protein MKKLIPSGLKLQLKLFQRYHLDWLNNHQDKLVNFHLSNEEEKNLFQPRITISQAIKQTQHSENKKHNLNLAIAKIQDVAIKPGEIFSFWHLVGKPDRARGYREGRSLVANQLKAEVGGGLCQLSGLLYLLTLKAGLNILERHAHSHDIYTDSTRFAPLGSDATVVYGYKDFRFQNNLLIPVCFRFSMHEEEIRAALCSPQPIPEYRIEFKVEDFDGGAKVDTVRFVPQTHTFEIINTTTYEKLI
- a CDS encoding DUF4382 domain-containing protein, translating into MRKQLLIFWASLTFLAPGVLFGCSENETQTETQAETPAGQQTETQAAAGQGTLQLVANGEDFVRQGFVTKDGWRIDFNHVYVTLDDITAYQTEPPFDPEKSGELKSTQKVTLLEEPKTVDLAEGEGDAQPITVATQKAPAGTYNAMSWQLVKATQGPASGSTILLDGTAKKEGRTVDFVISFDKPLEYTCGQYVGDQRKGILTSTEQGELETTFHFDHIFGDADTPANDSLNQDAVGFEPMAALAQNGTLKTDMATLEQKLPKQDYQKLQKAIAGLGHVGEGHCRLEGAAAQANEPHSPSN
- the cbiM gene encoding cobalt transporter CbiM translates to MHIPDGFISPSVAIAGYALTGGVTWYCLHKINKEKHPQAKIPKAALLTVAFFVVNLINIPIPPSSLHFVLNGLMGVVLGYYAFPAILIALFFQAVMFQHGGISTLGVNAIIMGFPALLAYYIFRLRNRVKMDDQRRTKIFAFIAGGGAVMLAAAIFSVVIITTIPADIDAQTERRAIFASLVAYTIPAIFEGIFTMMLASFLDRVKPELLESQ
- the cbiQ gene encoding cobalt ECF transporter T component CbiQ, whose protein sequence is MKLRLDQYADIDSPIHRWEQRSKLVALIALIFAIAFVDKLIFLPVVIGVTAVLYGLSKLPLSFLLSRLRYPGLFILMVVLIVLFASSGERVLFKLGPLEINQEGVEAVLLIATRFLCILTLSLILFGTAPFLTSIKAMRSLRLPDVIVDMMLLAYRYLEDFGETRMRMQRAMLMRGFESDRFSFRNLSIWSGLAGSLLIRSYDRSERVYQAMRLRGYGHNKNSIDRNPKEFAADISEANKTSRIAFWLTLFVATGLVAAEIFF
- a CDS encoding energy-coupling factor ABC transporter ATP-binding protein produces the protein MTQLTQEFEREKTREAALAISNLTFGYPKQEEIFQGLNLQIRPGERVGLIGPNGSGKTTLFLLICGILTPGSGEIQLFGKPVEMGEFRPEIGLVFQNPDDQLFTTSVRDDVAFGPENMNLDAEEVENRVRTALSVTGVEELIDRVPQNLSGGEKCMVAIASVLAMQPQIILYDEPTANLDMRARRRLIQFLQNSQETYLVSTHDLEVILEVCDRVLLLDEGHIVADGNPREVMGDKQLMEAHGLEKPHSLMPHQE
- a CDS encoding carboxypeptidase-like regulatory domain-containing protein; translated protein: MIVKFKFFLLLLFLPVISWSAKASAHGTEIQYQKVQAIQIDAAYAGGQPMGNAQVTVYAPNNPSTPWKTGTTDKQGQFTFVPDASQPGNWEVKVRQAGHGNIITIPVGEKTTALAAGTEKAAEGSDGLSWFDSEDSVGDTLLEKALLAAAGAWGFFGTALFFARRRRAA
- a CDS encoding class I SAM-dependent methyltransferase → MFKQPNHLDREDEVLRLYYEDLASEYDNSRFDNSYGRYIDCQEREILSRWLGNAQTQSILDLACGTGRFLSLATAGLDLSPRMIEVARTKHPDKEFIQASASHIPIEASQYDAVFSLHLFMHLSQTKIKAIVDECYRILRPNGILIFDIPSAFRRKLISYKAEDWHGATSFSQNDIHQLCTEKWQLEELVGVNFLPIHRFPHPTRPLLLPIDKFLSHSFLKSLSSYYFVKLIKL